One Weissella coleopterorum DNA segment encodes these proteins:
- a CDS encoding phosphatidylglycerophosphatase A family protein, with product MSKENLEYISKEFMKRHISIADIAYEVFKSQIDYVENLKISDANIAVSKVLSKTEVQNALMVAINLDNLANKNMLDGPLQEAVHSDKGTFGIDEVIALSTSGLYGSIATTNYGYLDKIKPGIIGRLNDLQRETGFVTTFLDDMVAAIISSAEGKIAHNTEESDTVYVEMMVKR from the coding sequence ATGTCTAAGGAGAATTTAGAATATATATCAAAAGAATTTATGAAGCGTCACATCTCAATTGCCGATATTGCATACGAAGTTTTCAAGAGTCAAATTGATTATGTAGAGAACCTTAAAATTTCCGATGCTAATATAGCTGTTTCAAAAGTATTATCTAAAACAGAAGTTCAAAATGCCCTTATGGTAGCTATCAATTTAGATAATTTAGCTAATAAAAATATGTTGGATGGTCCGCTTCAAGAAGCTGTTCACTCTGACAAAGGAACATTTGGAATCGATGAGGTGATCGCACTAAGTACATCTGGACTTTATGGTTCAATTGCCACAACTAATTATGGATATCTAGATAAAATTAAACCAGGTATCATCGGTAGGCTAAATGATTTACAACGCGAAACAGGTTTCGTGACTACATTCTTAGATGACATGGTTGCTGCTATCATTTCAAGCGCTGAAGGTAAAATTGCGCATAACACTGAAGAATCAGATACAGTGTACGTTGAAATGATGGTCAAAAGATAG